In one window of Aquimarina spinulae DNA:
- a CDS encoding HAD family hydrolase gives MPLKKIKVIAFDADDTLWVNETFFRKAEDEFCTLLEEYLSKEEANKLLFDVEMQNLPLYGYGIKPFTLSLIEAAIKISNGNMTIDLVQKLIEKGKEMLREPIELIDGIDQTLDQLSKKYRLVMATKGDLLDQERKLIKSGLENYFHHIEIVSDKTEKQYKKLVKHLDITEDEFLMVGNSLKSDVLPVLNIGAHAFHIPFHTTWVHEMVDDKIDHPNFRSFAKASELLQIL, from the coding sequence ATGCCTTTAAAAAAGATCAAAGTAATTGCTTTTGATGCAGACGATACGCTCTGGGTAAATGAGACTTTTTTTAGAAAAGCAGAGGATGAGTTTTGTACTTTGTTAGAAGAGTATTTATCCAAAGAAGAAGCAAATAAATTACTTTTTGATGTTGAAATGCAAAACCTGCCATTATATGGTTATGGGATCAAACCTTTTACACTTTCGTTAATAGAAGCGGCTATAAAAATTTCTAATGGAAATATGACGATTGATTTGGTGCAAAAGTTGATAGAAAAAGGAAAGGAAATGCTTCGGGAGCCCATAGAATTGATTGATGGAATTGATCAGACATTAGATCAATTATCTAAGAAGTATCGCCTTGTAATGGCAACTAAAGGAGATTTGTTAGATCAAGAGCGGAAACTCATTAAATCTGGACTGGAAAATTATTTTCATCACATTGAAATTGTTTCTGATAAAACAGAAAAACAATATAAAAAACTAGTAAAACATCTGGATATTACTGAAGATGAATTTTTAATGGTAGGTAACTCTTTAAAATCTGATGTCTTGCCAGTTTTAAATATTGGAGCACATGCATTTCATATTCCGTTTCATACTACCTGGGTACATGAAATGGTTGATGATAAAATTGATCACCCAAATTTTAGAAGTTTTGCAAAGGCTAGCGAGTTATTGCAAATATTATAA
- the ettA gene encoding energy-dependent translational throttle protein EttA gives MSDDKKVIFSMSGVSKTYKSANTPVLKNIYLSFFYGAKIGILGLNGSGKSTLLKIIAGIDKNYQGDVVFAPGYTVGLLEQEPKLDPEKTVLEVVKEGVAETVAVLDEYNKINDMFGLPEVYENPDKMQELMDKQASLQDQIDASNAWELDTKLEIAMDALRTPESDKKIGVLSGGERRRVALCRLLLQEPDVLLLDEPTNHLDAESVHWLEHHLQQYKGTVIAVTHDRYFLDNAAGWILELDRGEGIPWKGNYSSWLDQKSKRLAQEQKQASKRQKTLERELEWVRMAPKGRQAKQKARLSNYDKLLSQDQKQVDEKLEIYIPNGPRLGTNVIEATGVSKAFDDKLLYEDLNFNLPQAGIVGIIGPNGAGKTTIFKMIMGEEQPDKGSFAVGDTAKIAYVDQSHSNIDPDKTIWQNFSDEQELVTMGGRQVNSRAYLSRFNFSGSEQNKMVSALSGGERNRLHLAMTLKEEGNVLLLDEPTNDLDVNTLRALEEGLENFAGCAVVISHDRWFLDRVCTHILAFEGDSQVYFFEGSFSDYEENKKKRLGGDLMPKRIKYKKLVR, from the coding sequence ATGTCAGACGATAAAAAAGTAATCTTTTCGATGTCCGGAGTGAGTAAAACGTACAAAAGTGCAAATACTCCGGTTCTCAAAAATATATATCTCAGTTTTTTTTATGGAGCTAAAATAGGTATCCTTGGACTTAATGGTTCGGGAAAATCTACTTTGCTTAAAATTATAGCAGGAATAGATAAAAATTATCAAGGAGATGTTGTATTTGCTCCGGGATATACGGTTGGCTTGTTAGAACAAGAACCAAAGCTGGATCCTGAAAAAACAGTATTAGAAGTTGTAAAGGAAGGTGTGGCAGAAACGGTTGCCGTTTTAGACGAGTATAATAAGATCAATGATATGTTTGGTTTACCAGAGGTCTATGAGAATCCTGATAAAATGCAGGAGCTTATGGATAAACAAGCAAGCCTACAGGATCAGATCGATGCCAGTAATGCATGGGAGTTGGATACCAAGTTAGAAATAGCTATGGATGCACTTCGTACTCCAGAATCTGATAAGAAAATCGGAGTACTATCTGGTGGTGAACGTAGAAGAGTGGCTCTCTGTCGTCTTTTATTGCAAGAACCAGATGTTTTATTATTAGATGAGCCTACTAACCATTTAGATGCAGAATCTGTTCATTGGTTAGAGCATCACTTACAACAATATAAAGGTACTGTGATTGCTGTAACTCACGATAGATACTTTTTGGATAATGCAGCAGGGTGGATATTAGAACTTGATAGAGGAGAAGGTATCCCGTGGAAAGGAAATTACTCTTCATGGTTGGATCAAAAATCAAAACGACTTGCACAAGAGCAAAAACAAGCTTCCAAACGTCAAAAAACATTAGAACGAGAGTTAGAATGGGTTCGTATGGCTCCAAAAGGTCGGCAGGCAAAACAAAAAGCACGTTTAAGTAACTATGATAAGTTGTTAAGTCAGGATCAAAAACAAGTAGATGAAAAGCTTGAAATTTATATTCCCAATGGTCCTAGATTAGGAACTAATGTAATCGAAGCTACAGGAGTAAGTAAAGCTTTTGATGATAAGTTGTTGTATGAAGATTTAAATTTTAATCTTCCTCAGGCAGGGATTGTTGGTATTATTGGTCCAAACGGAGCTGGTAAGACTACTATATTTAAAATGATAATGGGAGAAGAGCAACCAGATAAAGGTAGCTTTGCTGTTGGGGATACTGCCAAGATCGCTTATGTAGATCAAAGTCATAGTAATATCGATCCTGATAAGACGATTTGGCAAAACTTTAGTGATGAACAAGAGCTAGTCACAATGGGAGGAAGGCAAGTGAATTCCAGAGCATATTTGAGTCGTTTTAATTTTAGCGGAAGCGAACAAAACAAAATGGTATCTGCTCTTTCCGGAGGTGAACGTAACCGATTACATTTGGCAATGACCTTAAAAGAAGAAGGTAATGTGTTACTTTTAGATGAGCCTACTAACGATCTTGATGTTAATACGTTACGAGCGCTAGAGGAAGGGTTAGAGAACTTTGCCGGATGTGCCGTGGTAATTTCTCACGACCGTTGGTTCTTGGATAGAGTTTGTACTCATATTTTGGCTTTTGAAGGAGATTCGCAAGTATATTTCTTCGAAGGAAGTTTCTCTGATTACGAAGAAAATAAAAAGAAACGTTTAGGAGGTGATTTAATGCCAAAACGTATTAAGTATAAAAAACTGGTAAGATAG
- a CDS encoding CAL67264 family membrane protein, producing the protein MGMNKNTVLAWATFIMIIVGLALIALGAFRYRDVSGYGFAAVGVGFFAIAWVFNALKGRV; encoded by the coding sequence ATGGGAATGAATAAAAATACAGTGTTGGCTTGGGCAACTTTTATAATGATAATAGTTGGTTTAGCACTTATTGCATTAGGAGCTTTTAGATATAGAGATGTATCGGGATATGGTTTTGCGGCTGTTGGAGTTGGCTTTTTTGCAATTGCCTGGGTTTTTAATGCATTAAAAGGGAGAGTTTAA